The Ipomoea triloba cultivar NCNSP0323 chromosome 4, ASM357664v1 DNA segment TGCCTGTTCTTTAAAGAATAACACATTTGAACGGTtatggttgtttttttttaattaaattttttatttataagtttatCCATGTGTTGTATCATTTTGCAGAGAAGGATTGAAGTCCTATAAGCAGTTCATTCAGGAGCTTGAAGATGATATCTTGCCAGCTGAAGCTGAGCGAAGGTAAGAATGGGAATGTTGTGTTTTTGTAGATGTTCTGATTCATCTTTACTGGATTTCCCTTACCTAAAACAATGGCACAATCATATTCTGTTTATAATGCAGGTATCAAGAGTATAAGTCTGGATATATAGAGGCCCAGAAAAGAGCATATTTTGATGCACGCAAAGATGAAGAATGGTatctttcaaaattcaaattcaacttATCATTTCCTCCCTGTCTGTTCTTGCTGCTTTTCATGATGCTTTGCCTCCACAGGTTAAAAGACAAATATCACCCTACAAATTTAGTCTCTGTTATAGAAAGGTGAGctctattttgtttttgttgttaatGGAAATTGATTCAAAGCATAAGCCTTTTGTATTGTGTCTGGCTGCTTTATTAGTAGATTGTTTTacaaaattgtttttgttttcttgtgtCCCTATCTTCCTCTTTGTTGTCTTTTTAGGAGAAATGAGCGTGCACGGAAAATGGCAAAAGATTTCCTCCTTGATCTTCAAAGTGGAACATTAGATTTGTAAGATATGTTTTCTTGTCTTCAACGAAATCTGTAGTATGATGCCTACTAATGACTCTGTTTGTTACTGAACATTAAAGTTAATTTTCTGTATGCAAAATAGAGGTCCTGGTGTTACCCCTACTCCCTCAAACAACACAGGACAGTCTAGTGAGCCCAATTCTGATGATGAAGCAGATGCTGGTGACAAAAGAAGACGCCATGATAGGGGGCCATCCAAAGATGCAAGGTTACTTTCAGATGCTCCAAAGGCTCACCCAGTCAGTTCTGAGCCAAGACGAATTCACATTGACATTGAACAGTCACAGACACTTGTGGCAAAGCTTGATTCAGAAAAGGGAATCGAAGAAAACATATTATCTCGGTCCGATAATGATAGAGGGAGCAGGGACAAGTCTCATAGCAGTTCCTCTGGCCCAGTTGTTGTTATAGTAAGGGGATTAACTTCAGTTAAAGGTCTTGAGGGAGCTGAGCTTTTGGAAACTCTTCTAACCTATCTCTGGCGCATTCATGGAGTGGATTATTATGGTATGATTGAAACAAATGAAGCCAAGGGCCTCAGACATGTGAGATTTGATGGCAAGAATTCTGATACAAGTAGTAATGGGGCTGATTGGGAAAGAAAACTAGATTCACGTTGGGAAGAGAGGCTGAAAGGACAAGATCCTCTGGAGGTCATGACTGCTAAGGAGAAAATTGATACCGCTGCAGTTGAAGCTTTAGAACCTTATGTCCGCAAAATTAGGGATGAGAAGTATGGGTGGAAGTATGGTTGTGGAGCCAAGGGTTGTACAAAACTCTTTCATGCTGCTGAGTTtgttcataaacacttaaaGTTGAAGCACCCAGAATTGGTGTTGGAGCTGACTTCTAAAGTGCGTGAGGATTTATACTTCCAGAATTACATGAGGTAAGTGCAATTTGTGTAATCACTGTCTtgattttctcataaatttcaTCATGATGCTTACTATGTCGCAATTATGTCAGTGACGAAAATGCACCTGGTGGGACGCCTGTTATGCTGTCATCTCTGCCGGTACGCTTGTATTACAGCTGTTAGGCTGTTTGCCACTTGATTATGCTTTTATGTTTTGGGCATCGCACTAACCTTTTAATATAGGCTGCATGTGTGGTGTGTAGGAGATAACATTTTTAGGCACTGCATTTAAATGCGTTTAACATGGTGTTTTGGGCACTGCAATGATAGACACTTGTGTTCCCTGCTTTCTTTCTCCCCTCCTTACCTACTACAAAATTGTAGATTGTAGAATATacctattaaaaaaatgtggagTATTGGAGATAAGACAGTGCCCCACCTCATATAATTTCCTCCATATTTATGTTTCTGTGCAGCCCCTTAGTGcctttgataaaataattctttGTTATGCTAAAGAAATAGTGATGCTGTTTATTGGTAATGAGTTAGTATATTCATTAAATCAAGCTAGGAGGAAGAGTAATTGTCACAGTAATAATGcatagagggggggggggggNCTGAAACAGGAATCATCTCTTTCCTTTGTTTTTCATTATTCCTCATTATGGTGTATCTATTGAAGTGTCTGAATGATGCAGAAAGAGAAGTTGCAGAGGCGCAGGCCTGGTCCAGATAGCCGACTGAAGGATGATAGAGGCAACAGAAGAGAACGCAATGGCCGTGTAAATGGAGTTGAAAGATTTGATAGGCCTGAGAACCCGCAATCATCGGATATCCAGTCCAACGATGATGATGGAAGAAACCCTGATGAGCAAATGTTTGATTCATTTGGCGGACATGGGATTCCAGTTGCTGCTTTCCCTTCAGATATAACTCCTCCCCCTGTGTTGATGCCTGTTCCTGGGGCTGggtaatttagatttttttggTTAGTCTTGGCTAATTTGACTCCTTTGATATTTGGATGCTATAACTGATTTCTTTTTATGCCTTATAGTCCATTGGGTCCTTTTGTTCCTGCACCTCCTGAAGTTGCTATGCAGATGTTACGAGAGCAAGGTGGCCCTGCTCCATTTGAAGGTGGGAGAAATGGGAGGCAAGGGCCACAAATAGGTGGACCAGCCCCCATCATTGCTTTACCTCCTACACTTCGGCAGGATCCTAGGCGCATACGAAGGTAACCTTCACTTGTGTCTTTTTGTATGCATTTTTATGTTGATTGCATTTATAGGTAATTTTAGTTTCAAATACTATTTCCTGGTCATGCTGCATAGGCGAGATCTACTTGTAATTGCATCAATGCAAAAACTAAGTTGAATGCACAGAGTAACAGGATTTCATGATTAGAATTTGTTACCATTTCAACTAAGGTCTAAGAATTGAACACTGCTTATTTCATGCTGTATTCATGTTGTGTTTTCCACAATCATCTTAATAAATTGGAATAGAAGAGTTGTTGTTGGGGCCTGGAATTGTACCTTTGGAATTTAAAGGGTTTTTCTTATGATTGTAATGCTATGGTTGCCGCCAAAATGCTTCATCTGGCATTGCATTAATAAAGTTTCTTCAGTTTTGGCTTGAAGTAATCTAATGTTTATTTGCTTAGCTGAACACTTGGGAAAATTTTCATCTCTCATGATTGTATTGTTATCAGCTTTCAGCTATCTGCTATTTGAGCATAGAAATATGGTCCAATTATTCTATTTTTCCAGTTTCTTGGATTCACCTTTAAAACATAAAGCTTTTATTGGTAGCAGTAAAAACTGTGAAATGGAGGAGCTAAGGTCTCTATTATGTGATTCCTAGCACAGATGAGACTATACTGTGaaatggcatttttttttttttaaatatttcttgGTGTTGATGCTGGATGCAGTAGGGGCATTAACGTGTAGTTTGATAATTTTTACAGCTACCAAGATCTTGACGCACCTGAGGATGAAGTCACTGTGATAGATTATCGGAGTTTGTAGAGTCATACACATGCAAATACACACCCTTatctctattactcttattccATTCTAGCCCTGTGAAAGGAAAGGCTAACATAAGGTTTTCACATCAGTAGAGCATTTCTCTTGCAAACTTTTTATGTTCTCTACTAATACTAATACTTTACCCGGTGGCAAGTAggggtttttttgttttttgttttttttttttaaaattcttccatttttgtAGTTCCCAACGTTCTTTGTATTCGCTTTTCCTGCCATTGCAAAATCGATTCGTATATTGAGATGAGATTGTAAATGTGCAGCCCACCATATTTGAATTAAACGTGATGAATTGCAGATTTAATTCCAACGAATTTATACATAACTATGTCAGAGTGATGAAATTTTTGTAACATTCAATGGATGATGCATAAGCAGTGTTGCAAAATTTGtcataggcgctaggcgccccttaAGATGTAGCTCCCCGTCTCACTCATTGCCTTGTTGAACGATAGGATTTCTTTGTGTGTCAAAGCCTATTGTTGTAGCTTGCTAGGAAGTTAGTAGTCATGTACTCATTGTCGTCGTTGAAGTTGAAGAGAGATGACTACTATTCTAActtccaaaaaataaattttattgtctTATCATCACAATTCATCATTCTTACCCTTTTAACTCAGTTTAGAAATAGcaacatttaaatttataaaaacaaaaagaaattgaatCAAATGGCAAGGTCAGGTCTGCCATGTTAGAACTGCAAAATTTACACATTTTGTAAATTGCACATATATTGCACACTATGGTCCATATAATCTGTGATGAAAGATTGAAGTAGTAGAGAATCAGCGATGGAAATTTGAAGCAAAGGAGAGTCGACGGTAGAAAATTGAAGCAATGGAGAGTCGATGATGGACAATCGAAGCAACAATGATTCTTCGATGGAAGATCAACACAACATGGACCCGACAATGGAAAATCAGAGCGACGGAGAGTTGCCAATGGAAAATCCGATGGAGAATGAAAGAAGTGATGAGTCGGTGATGGAAGAGTGTTGATTTGACAATGGAGTTTGAAACAAATAAGCGTCCGTCAGTGGGCTGACGGCACTTTCTCGTTGAGGAGAGAACGATAGACAAGTAAGGTATGAAATTTAGGAAATGGCTTAAAATGGAAAGTGAGATACCTATTTGAATGATTTTTTACTTAttctacatttttaatatatttattctctATATTATTACAAACACGCAAACtacaaaaagaattaaatttgaaGCAATGGAGAGTCAACGATGGACAATTGAAGCAACGGTAAGTCGTCGATTGAAGATTAACGTAACAAAGACATGATGATGGAAAATCAGAGCGATGGTGATCGAGTCACCGATGGAAAATCAGGGCAATGGAGATCAAGTTGCCGATGGAAAATCGGGGCGATGGAGATTGAGTCGCCGATGAAAAATCGGGGAGATGGAGATCAAGTCGCCGATATAGAATCAAAGCAGTGATGTGTCGGTTATGGAAGATGGAATTAGCATTGATTTGATGGTGGAgtttatagaaaataaataccCGATGATTGGTTGACGACACGATCTTgttgaggagagagagagatagacaAGCAAGGtatgaaattcaagaaatgACTTAAAATGGAAGTGAGATACCTAAATAGGTAGAGAACTAGGCTTTCGAGTGATAAAGAGGATATGGGTCACACAAACAATAGTCCAATTTGGTGGAAATTCTTTTATTGGTATAGTATTCTAGGCAATTTTTTTTGtgaaccataaaaaaaaaatacattttaatatattaaacgtacattatttgtgcacattaaaagtacattatccATGCACCACATACCACTACTAAGTGCATCATGAGACGGTTGCACGACCGTCGCACGAGAGGAGGCCGCACGATCGTTGCACGGGAGGAAACAACGATGAGTCGTCGATTAAAGATCAACGCAACAAAGACCTGGCGATGGAAAATCAGAGCGATGGAGATCGAGTCACCGATGAAAAATCAGGGCGATGGACATTGAGTCGCCGATGAAAAATCGGGGCGATGGAGATCAAGTCGTCGACGTAAAATCAAAGCAGTGATGTGTCGGTTATGGAAGATGGAATTATCATTGATTTGACGGTGGAgtttatagaaaataaataccCGACGATTAGCTGACGACACGATCTTgttgaggagagagagagatagacaAGCAAGGtatgaaattcaagaaatgACTTAAAATGGAAGTGAGATACCTAAATAGGTAGAGAACTAGGCTTTCGAGTGATAAAGAGGATATGGGTCACACAAACGATAGTCCAATTTGGTGGAAATTCTTTTATTGGTGTAGTATTGTAGGCAAATTTTTTTGTgaaccataaaaaaaatacattttaatatattaaacgtacattatttgtgcacattaaaagtacattatccATGCACCACATACCACCACTAAGTGCATCATGAGACAGTTGCACGACCGTTGCACGGGAGGAGGCCGCACGATCGTTGCACGGGAGGAGGCCGCTCACGGGAGGAAACAACGATGAGTCGTCGATTAAAGATCAACGCAACAAAGACCTGACGATGGAAAATCAGAGCGATGGAGATCGAGTCACCGATGAAAAATCAGGGCGATGGAGATCGAGTCGCCGATGGAAAATCGGGACGATAGAGATCAAGTCACCAATAGAAAATCAGGGCGATGGAGATCAAATGAAATCAAAGCAGTGATGTGTTGGTTATGGAAGATGGAATTAGCATTGATTTGACGGTGGAgtttatagaaaataaatactCGACGATTGGTGTAGTAGATTAGGCAAATTTTATTCGtgaaccataaaaaaaaaatacatttttaacatattaaatgtacattatttgtgtacattaaaagtacattatcgGTGCACCACATAccactacattaaaagtatttgTGTCATTATCAGCTGCACGACCGTCGCACGGGAGGAGTCCGCTAACTATATTAGGAAATTAGATTACCCAACTTACTATAGACTTTTCTTTGGTAGAAAACttgttgaagaaaaaaaaaatcaaattgtaaACTATGCTACTTAATTTTGGAAAGAATTAGAAAATTTTGTGTTAGAACTCCGGAAAACCTTTAATGTTAGAGATGCTATAAAAGTCAGAAGAGACTAATAAGAAGCTTAGTTAGAAGagttttcaaattaaaagaGAAGTCTAATAAGAAGTGTATGCAAAACAAAATATACAGACATTAAGAAAAGAAGCTTTAGCAAAATACTTCATCAATTAAAAGATACTTCAAACAAAAGAGGCTCTCTAGCAGAAAATTTGAGCAAACAAAAAAGAGAGCATAATCATAATAGAATATAATGTCACAACAAAAGAGAAAGTCTTCGGGAAGAAAAATCTAAACACAAGACTTATTCAACCAGAAAAGACTTTTTTCGTAGAAAATCCAAGTAAGCAAAAGAAACAATCTACCATAAGAGTTAGAAAACTAGAAGAAACAAACTACAATAAGAAGTTAAAATGTcaagaacaaaattttatactttCAAAAGAGACATGACAATTCATATAGTGAAGAAGAGAATAATGTTGTTTGAAACAGTCAAAACATTTATAAGATACTTTCTCAACAAGAGATCGATGTTGAATAAGAGAAATGAAGAATTCCTCCAATTAGTAAACACACTTATAGAATTTGTATGTGTTCACTATGACCATTGGAAGTTGCAGCGGATTCCAGACCTCCCAGTTGAGGTCACGGCCCGGAGGGCAATTGTGACCATCCCAAAGAACTTTCTAACTCCCGGCCTCACGCTGACGCTCACGGCTATGAGTGTCAGCCGGAGCCCTGGAGTCAAAAAATGCTCCGGGAAGGTCACTCTCACCGTCACGACCGTGATTATGACCGGGAACATCCCTGACCTTCGCCTAAGCTCCTATTCCACTCTTTAACTTGCTTCATGCCCTTGTGCCCCTCATTTTGTGCTTCCTTAATTGACTCATTCTCATTTGCAAATTGTCTCCGTTGCCCGTTCACGCCTCCATACAATCTTCT contains these protein-coding regions:
- the LOC116016827 gene encoding serrate RNA effector molecule-like isoform X1; the protein is MAEVMDVPVDGLDRRPERGNDIPEKSGDDVEPSSPPPPPPPPPQSRRGRDRDSRERRDERDFDRRGGRGDYSDRNRSPPPPPLRERDHKRNRTSSSPPPPPYRDRRRSPPPYKRSRRDEYDGRRGSPRGGYGPGERRFGGGYDYPIGHDREMGGRLGYPDERPHGRYIGRSSGGFQDWDSSRSGFGDIVVTRGSQREGLKSYKQFIQELEDDILPAEAERRYQEYKSGYIEAQKRAYFDARKDEEWLKDKYHPTNLVSVIERRNERARKMAKDFLLDLQSGTLDLGPGVTPTPSNNTGQSSEPNSDDEADAGDKRRRHDRGPSKDARLLSDAPKAHPVSSEPRRIHIDIEQSQTLVAKLDSEKGIEENILSRSDNDRGSRDKSHSSSSGPVVVIVRGLTSVKGLEGAELLETLLTYLWRIHGVDYYGMIETNEAKGLRHVRFDGKNSDTSSNGADWERKLDSRWEERLKGQDPLEVMTAKEKIDTAAVEALEPYVRKIRDEKYGWKYGCGAKGCTKLFHAAEFVHKHLKLKHPELVLELTSKVREDLYFQNYMSDENAPGGTPVMLSSLPKEKLQRRRPGPDSRLKDDRGNRRERNGRVNGVERFDRPENPQSSDIQSNDDDGRNPDEQMFDSFGGHGIPVAAFPSDITPPPVLMPVPGAGPLGPFVPAPPEVAMQMLREQGGPAPFEGGRNGRQGPQIGGPAPIIALPPTLRQDPRRIRSYQDLDAPEDEVTVIDYRSL
- the LOC116016827 gene encoding serrate RNA effector molecule-like isoform X2, with product MAEVMDVPVDGLDRRPERGNDIPEKSGDDVEPSSPPPPPPPPPQSRRGRDRDSRERRDERDFDRRGGRGDYSDRNRSPPPPPLRERDHKRNRTSSSPPPPPYRDRRRSPPPYKRSRRDEYDGRRGSPRGGYGPGERRFGGGYDYPIGHDREMGGRLGYPDERPHGRYIGRSSDWDSSRSGFGDIVVTRGSQREGLKSYKQFIQELEDDILPAEAERRYQEYKSGYIEAQKRAYFDARKDEEWLKDKYHPTNLVSVIERRNERARKMAKDFLLDLQSGTLDLGPGVTPTPSNNTGQSSEPNSDDEADAGDKRRRHDRGPSKDARLLSDAPKAHPVSSEPRRIHIDIEQSQTLVAKLDSEKGIEENILSRSDNDRGSRDKSHSSSSGPVVVIVRGLTSVKGLEGAELLETLLTYLWRIHGVDYYGMIETNEAKGLRHVRFDGKNSDTSSNGADWERKLDSRWEERLKGQDPLEVMTAKEKIDTAAVEALEPYVRKIRDEKYGWKYGCGAKGCTKLFHAAEFVHKHLKLKHPELVLELTSKVREDLYFQNYMSDENAPGGTPVMLSSLPKEKLQRRRPGPDSRLKDDRGNRRERNGRVNGVERFDRPENPQSSDIQSNDDDGRNPDEQMFDSFGGHGIPVAAFPSDITPPPVLMPVPGAGPLGPFVPAPPEVAMQMLREQGGPAPFEGGRNGRQGPQIGGPAPIIALPPTLRQDPRRIRSYQDLDAPEDEVTVIDYRSL